The following proteins are encoded in a genomic region of Tenacibaculum sp. 190524A05c:
- a CDS encoding DUF5687 family protein, with translation MISRFLSLEWKQFFRSMFWQKSIAVNILMGIFALYFIGTFLAIGLGGFYFLKKQFPEQDPLQIVNGIMLFFVIGDLIFRYVMQKLPVMNVKPMLILNIKKSKLVNYILSKSIFSFFNIVGLFFYIPFSLILIKEGYPASNVMSWLTAMLLIIVSANFLNFLTNKSNIAFGTLVVILGSIIALQQFDIYNFRQDSITIFSSFYNSWIYVLVPALLVIVLYILNFKNLIAQLYLDDAVQVKTKEASTADLSFVDKLGDLAPFIKNDMRLIWRNKRTKTVFLMSFLFLFYAVIFFTDKTYEEKMPAFLIFASLFVTGGFAINFGQFIPAWDSEYYKMIMSQNIRYRKFLESKWLLMCVVTFVLYILSIPYIYFGVDKFLMITAGAVFNIGFNTLFLLFAGSFNRKRIDLQAGGFGNTQGTSATQFLIILPLMGLPMLLFWVFNKYVGFNAGIIAIATVGVLGLLLKDYFMNLIEKKYIRDKYAAIHAFNQKK, from the coding sequence ATGATATCACGCTTTTTAAGTTTAGAGTGGAAACAATTCTTTCGTTCCATGTTTTGGCAGAAAAGTATAGCAGTAAATATTCTTATGGGAATTTTTGCTTTATACTTTATTGGTACTTTTTTAGCCATTGGTTTAGGGGGTTTTTATTTCTTAAAAAAACAATTTCCAGAACAAGATCCTCTTCAAATAGTTAATGGAATTATGCTGTTTTTTGTAATCGGTGATTTGATTTTTAGATATGTGATGCAAAAATTACCGGTTATGAATGTAAAACCAATGCTGATATTAAATATAAAGAAAAGCAAGTTGGTGAATTATATTCTTAGTAAATCGATATTTTCATTTTTTAATATCGTTGGACTATTTTTCTATATACCATTTTCTTTGATTCTGATTAAAGAAGGATACCCGGCGTCAAATGTGATGAGTTGGCTAACAGCTATGTTATTAATAATTGTATCTGCTAATTTCTTGAATTTCTTGACGAATAAGAGTAATATCGCTTTTGGAACTCTTGTTGTGATTTTAGGAAGTATAATAGCGTTACAACAATTTGATATTTATAATTTCAGACAGGATAGTATAACGATTTTTAGTAGTTTCTATAACAGCTGGATTTACGTTTTAGTGCCAGCTCTATTAGTTATTGTCTTGTATATTCTAAATTTTAAAAATTTAATAGCACAATTATATTTAGATGATGCTGTACAGGTAAAAACTAAAGAGGCGTCAACGGCAGATTTATCTTTTGTGGATAAACTTGGAGATTTAGCTCCGTTCATTAAAAACGATATGCGTTTAATTTGGAGAAATAAAAGAACCAAAACGGTTTTTTTAATGTCGTTTTTGTTTTTGTTTTATGCAGTTATATTTTTTACTGATAAGACTTACGAGGAGAAAATGCCTGCATTTTTAATTTTCGCTTCCTTATTTGTTACAGGTGGATTTGCCATTAATTTTGGACAATTTATTCCCGCTTGGGATAGTGAATATTATAAAATGATTATGAGTCAGAATATTCGATACAGAAAGTTTTTAGAGAGTAAGTGGTTGTTGATGTGTGTAGTGACATTTGTACTTTACATTTTAAGTATTCCTTATATCTATTTCGGAGTTGATAAGTTTCTTATGATTACAGCTGGAGCTGTGTTTAACATAGGTTTTAATACTTTATTCTTATTATTTGCAGGTTCATTTAATAGAAAAAGAATTGACTTACAAGCTGGAGGATTTGGAAATACGCAAGGAACAAGTGCAACACAGTTTTTAATAATATTACCATTAATGGGATTACCAATGTTACTGTTCTGGGTGTTCAACAAATATGTTGGATTTAATGCAGGAATAATTGCAATTGCAACAGTTGGAGTTTTAGGTTTATTATTAAAAGACTATTTCATGAATTTGATTGAGAAAAAGTATATCAGAGATAAGTATGCTGCAATTCATGCCTTCAATCAAAAAAAATAA
- a CDS encoding lytic transglycosylase domain-containing protein — protein MKKFFVLSLFSIANLFAQGVPKDSTQRANEIRETAKKIESVSDLGTNTLPIAKQQLTKYTDDDLKRIDSLLIDSKFNSPLFDSFEYVLNDKDITGTTTKIVTPELLKARLAEINSSTPFNLAFNPALERVINSYIKHRKKYYPALMARAKYYFPLFEQYLDQYDIPVEMKYLAIVESALRPRAKSRVGATGLWQFMYGTGKQYKLAVNSYVDERQDPVKSTIAACKYLSYLNDLFNDWDLALAAYNSGPGNVLKAIKRSGGYRNYWNIRPFLPMETAGYVPAFYATMYIFKYNEELGIFPEAPKIYNFQTDTVQVKRTITFDQITEKIGVDEEVLSFLNPKYKIDVIPYVKKKNFSVRLPRNKIIDFLDKEREIYALAAAEDSLREKPLPKYFEMDKRIRYKVRSGDYLGKIARRFGVKVKDIKRWNNMRGTNLRIGQRLYIYPRRM, from the coding sequence ATGAAAAAGTTCTTTGTCTTAAGCCTATTTAGTATTGCTAATCTTTTTGCTCAAGGAGTTCCTAAAGATTCTACTCAACGAGCAAATGAAATAAGAGAAACGGCGAAAAAAATCGAATCTGTTTCAGATTTAGGAACCAATACGCTTCCTATAGCCAAGCAACAGCTTACAAAGTATACAGATGATGATTTAAAGAGAATAGATAGTCTTTTAATTGATAGTAAATTTAATTCGCCGCTTTTCGATAGCTTCGAATATGTTTTAAATGATAAAGACATCACAGGAACAACAACTAAAATTGTAACTCCAGAATTATTGAAAGCCAGATTAGCTGAAATTAATTCATCAACACCGTTCAATTTAGCTTTTAATCCAGCCTTAGAAAGAGTAATTAATAGCTACATAAAACACAGGAAAAAGTATTATCCTGCGTTAATGGCAAGGGCGAAATATTACTTTCCATTATTCGAACAATATTTAGATCAGTATGATATTCCAGTAGAAATGAAATATCTTGCAATTGTAGAATCTGCCCTACGTCCTAGAGCCAAATCTAGAGTAGGAGCAACAGGTTTATGGCAATTCATGTATGGAACAGGAAAGCAATATAAACTTGCGGTAAATTCATATGTTGATGAAAGACAAGATCCTGTAAAATCTACAATCGCAGCATGTAAATACTTAAGTTATTTGAACGATCTTTTTAATGATTGGGATTTAGCTCTAGCGGCATATAATTCAGGTCCGGGAAATGTTTTAAAAGCAATTAAACGATCTGGTGGTTACAGAAATTATTGGAATATTCGTCCGTTCTTACCTATGGAAACAGCTGGTTATGTGCCAGCATTCTATGCTACAATGTATATTTTCAAATACAACGAAGAACTTGGAATTTTCCCTGAAGCTCCAAAAATTTATAATTTTCAAACTGATACCGTTCAGGTAAAAAGAACAATTACTTTTGATCAGATTACTGAGAAAATTGGTGTTGACGAAGAAGTACTTTCTTTTTTAAATCCTAAGTATAAAATAGATGTTATACCTTATGTGAAGAAAAAGAATTTCTCTGTTCGATTACCAAGGAATAAAATCATTGATTTCTTAGATAAGGAAAGAGAAATTTATGCTTTAGCAGCTGCGGAAGATTCATTACGAGAAAAGCCTTTACCGAAGTATTTTGAAATGGATAAGAGAATCCGTTACAAAGTGCGTTCAGGAGATTATTTAGGTAAAATAGCTCGTCGATTTGGAGTAAAAGTAAAGGACATAAAACGATGGAATAATATGCGAGGAACGAACCTAAGAATTGGTCAGCGTTTATATATTTATCCTCGAAGAATGTAA
- a CDS encoding DUF4837 family protein gives MKKIIAILAIALFIVSCGGGKKGEITLPSSTGNTNRILVVMKGTDWIGKPGDEIRRVFGEHQVGLPQPETLLSVSQIDPSGFGSFVKNNKAVLLFQKADTADISVIKNKYAAPQVIVVATAKNEEEMINLIQTRGKEIIQIFKDEDIKAIQNIFHKERIDHTQLATVKNLGIDITIPKRYRLVQDTLNNFLWMRQRLQSGIARGDGTNNILIYSVPLTNEDSIVDNITKVRDSIGEKFIPGSKEGMYMITEKAYAPFTYETQIDNKKAYETRGKWEVKNDFMAGPFLNYTVVDKKNNRLVIFEGFTFAPAVNKRDFVFELEAIGKSLKIKE, from the coding sequence ATGAAAAAAATTATAGCAATACTAGCAATAGCACTTTTTATCGTGAGTTGCGGTGGAGGAAAAAAAGGAGAAATTACGCTTCCTTCTTCAACTGGGAACACCAATAGAATCCTTGTTGTTATGAAAGGAACAGATTGGATAGGTAAACCAGGAGATGAAATCCGAAGAGTATTTGGAGAACATCAAGTAGGATTACCACAACCAGAAACATTACTTTCGGTTTCACAAATTGATCCATCTGGATTTGGTTCATTTGTAAAAAATAACAAAGCGGTTTTATTATTTCAAAAAGCTGATACGGCAGACATCTCTGTAATTAAGAATAAATATGCAGCTCCTCAAGTAATTGTTGTGGCAACAGCTAAAAACGAGGAGGAAATGATTAATTTAATTCAAACTCGTGGCAAGGAAATCATCCAGATATTTAAAGACGAAGATATCAAGGCTATTCAAAATATATTCCACAAAGAAAGAATTGATCATACGCAATTAGCAACGGTTAAAAATTTGGGAATAGATATTACAATTCCGAAAAGATACCGCTTAGTTCAAGATACTTTAAATAACTTTTTATGGATGCGTCAGCGTTTACAAAGTGGAATCGCTCGTGGAGACGGTACAAATAACATTTTAATTTACAGTGTTCCATTAACTAATGAAGATTCAATTGTAGACAATATTACCAAGGTTAGAGATAGTATTGGAGAGAAGTTTATTCCAGGTAGTAAAGAAGGAATGTATATGATTACTGAAAAAGCCTACGCTCCTTTTACGTATGAAACGCAAATAGACAATAAAAAAGCCTACGAAACTAGAGGTAAATGGGAAGTGAAGAATGATTTTATGGCAGGTCCGTTTTTAAATTATACCGTAGTGGATAAAAAGAACAATAGATTAGTCATTTTTGAAGGGTTTACATTTGCTCCTGCAGTGAACAAAAGAGATTTTGTTTTCGAGTTAGAGGCTATTGGAAAATCATTAAAAATTAAAGAATAG
- a CDS encoding penicillin-binding protein 1A, translating to MTKKKTMNFTKYIKWFWGIVLGGLFAICFIFLLASWGAFGTLPTFEELENPKNDLATEIISSDGKTLGKYYLKANRTPIQFKDLPDNLVKALVATEDERFYSHSGIDFRGLARAVAKLGAGGGASTITQQLAKNLFTKKASQNKFKRVIQKIKEWVVAVKLERQYTKQEIITMYLNTQGFLFNATGIRSAARIYFGKEPKELDLQESAILVAMLKNPRQYNPHRKVSRKKSLARRNVVFSQMEKNGFLTEAQRDSLQKLPLKIKFTPESHSDGLATYFREYLKQFMKRWAKDNSKADGEFYDIYKDGLKIYVTIDSRMQKYAEEAVTEHMANLQKYFFDEQKKNRTAPFYDIEKSDIRKILNRAKKNSDRYKRMKAAGKSDKEIEKAFQTKTDMRVFTWKGDRDTVMSPYDSIRYYKHFLRSGLVSIEPQTGHIKAWVGGINNKHFKYDAVKQQKRQVGSTFKPFVYATAINQLKRSPCDRLPNTPYTIPKEKYGMEDDWTPKNAGEKYGGELTLKQALAGSINVITARLIDEVSPVNVARLAKSAGVETEFQANPSIALGAIDLTLLEMASAYSTFANKGMRVSPMFITQIEDKNGTVLDTFVPETKEVLSEESAYVILNLMEGVTQAGSGVRLRTTYNRPKYITGYPYKFNNAIAGKTGTTQNHTDGWFMGMVPNLMTGVWTGGEDRSIHFAGIDKGQGAAMSLPTWGIFMRKCYEDKSLNISKEPFDKPSDLSINIDCAKHEEDKKDEKKGEGEDKEKDEDEF from the coding sequence ATGACAAAAAAGAAAACTATGAATTTCACAAAATATATAAAGTGGTTTTGGGGAATCGTATTAGGAGGTTTATTTGCAATCTGTTTTATTTTTCTATTAGCTTCTTGGGGAGCTTTTGGAACATTACCGACTTTCGAAGAGTTAGAAAATCCTAAGAACGATTTAGCAACTGAAATCATTTCTTCAGATGGAAAAACATTAGGAAAGTACTATTTAAAAGCCAATAGAACTCCTATTCAATTTAAAGATTTACCTGATAATTTAGTAAAAGCTTTAGTTGCGACGGAAGATGAGCGTTTTTATAGCCACTCTGGAATTGATTTTCGAGGATTGGCAAGAGCTGTTGCTAAACTTGGAGCAGGTGGAGGAGCAAGTACCATTACGCAGCAGTTAGCAAAAAACTTGTTTACCAAAAAAGCTTCTCAGAATAAGTTTAAAAGGGTAATTCAGAAAATTAAAGAATGGGTAGTTGCGGTTAAACTTGAACGTCAATATACCAAGCAAGAAATCATTACGATGTATTTGAATACGCAAGGTTTCTTATTTAACGCAACGGGTATTCGTTCGGCTGCGAGAATTTATTTCGGTAAAGAGCCTAAAGAATTAGATCTTCAAGAGTCTGCAATTCTTGTAGCAATGCTTAAAAATCCTCGTCAGTATAATCCACACAGAAAAGTTTCTAGAAAAAAATCTTTAGCAAGAAGAAACGTGGTATTTTCTCAAATGGAGAAAAATGGGTTTTTAACGGAAGCACAAAGAGATTCATTACAAAAGCTACCTTTAAAAATAAAATTCACACCAGAAAGTCATAGTGATGGTTTAGCAACTTATTTTAGAGAGTATTTAAAGCAATTCATGAAACGATGGGCAAAAGACAACTCTAAGGCGGATGGAGAGTTTTATGATATTTATAAAGATGGATTGAAAATCTATGTTACAATTGATTCTAGAATGCAAAAATATGCAGAGGAGGCTGTAACAGAGCATATGGCAAATCTTCAGAAGTACTTTTTTGACGAACAAAAGAAGAATAGAACAGCGCCTTTCTACGATATTGAAAAAAGTGATATTCGAAAAATATTAAATAGAGCCAAGAAGAATTCAGATCGTTACAAACGAATGAAGGCAGCCGGAAAATCTGATAAAGAAATTGAAAAAGCATTCCAAACTAAAACTGATATGAGAGTTTTTACTTGGAAAGGAGATCGTGATACTGTAATGAGTCCATACGATTCTATTCGTTATTACAAACATTTCTTACGTTCTGGTTTAGTTTCTATTGAACCACAAACGGGTCATATTAAAGCTTGGGTTGGAGGAATCAATAACAAACATTTTAAGTATGATGCTGTAAAACAGCAAAAACGTCAAGTAGGCTCTACATTTAAGCCTTTCGTTTATGCAACAGCGATTAATCAGTTAAAAAGATCGCCTTGTGATAGATTACCGAATACTCCATATACTATTCCAAAAGAAAAATATGGAATGGAAGACGACTGGACTCCTAAAAATGCAGGAGAAAAGTATGGTGGTGAATTAACATTAAAACAAGCTTTAGCCGGATCTATTAATGTAATTACGGCACGTTTAATTGATGAGGTTTCTCCAGTTAATGTAGCGAGATTAGCAAAGTCAGCTGGTGTTGAAACAGAATTTCAAGCAAATCCGTCTATTGCATTAGGAGCAATCGATTTAACATTGTTAGAAATGGCTAGTGCATATTCTACATTCGCTAATAAAGGAATGAGAGTTTCTCCGATGTTTATTACGCAAATTGAAGATAAAAACGGTACTGTTTTAGATACATTCGTTCCAGAAACCAAAGAGGTTTTAAGTGAAGAATCTGCGTATGTTATTCTTAACTTAATGGAAGGTGTTACTCAAGCGGGTTCTGGTGTTCGTTTAAGAACAACCTACAACAGGCCAAAATATATTACAGGTTATCCTTATAAATTTAATAATGCAATTGCTGGTAAAACAGGAACAACTCAAAACCATACGGATGGTTGGTTTATGGGAATGGTTCCTAATTTAATGACTGGAGTATGGACTGGTGGTGAAGATCGTTCGATTCATTTTGCAGGAATAGATAAAGGTCAAGGTGCGGCAATGTCGTTACCAACTTGGGGAATTTTTATGAGAAAGTGTTATGAAGATAAATCTTTAAACATTAGTAAAGAACCTTTTGATAAACCTTCGGATCTTTCTATTAATATTGATTGTGCTAAACATGAAGAAGATAAGAAAGACGAGAAAAAAGGAGAAGGAGAAGATAAGGAGAAAGATGAAGATGAATTCTAG
- a CDS encoding CoA transferase subunit A, with amino-acid sequence MINKKVNNVQEALEGVSSGMTLMLGGFGLCGIPENAISELVKLGVNNLTCISNNAGVDDFGLGLLLQNRQIKKMISSYVGENDEFERQMLSGELEVELTPQGTLAEKCRAAQAGFPAFYTPAGYGTEVAEGKETREFDGKMYVLEPAFKADFGFVKAWKGDAAGNLIFKGTSRNFNPNMCGAAKITVAEVEELVPVGELDPNQIHIPGIFVQRIFQGEKYEKRIEQRTVRQRN; translated from the coding sequence ATGATCAATAAAAAAGTAAATAATGTCCAAGAAGCATTAGAAGGCGTTTCAAGTGGAATGACTTTAATGCTTGGTGGATTTGGATTATGCGGAATTCCTGAAAACGCTATAAGTGAGTTAGTGAAATTAGGAGTGAATAATCTAACATGTATATCTAATAATGCCGGAGTAGATGATTTCGGATTAGGGTTATTATTACAGAATCGTCAAATAAAGAAAATGATTTCTTCTTATGTAGGAGAAAATGACGAGTTCGAACGTCAAATGCTTTCTGGAGAGTTAGAAGTTGAATTAACTCCACAAGGTACTTTAGCAGAAAAATGTAGAGCAGCTCAGGCTGGTTTTCCTGCTTTTTATACACCTGCTGGTTATGGAACAGAAGTAGCTGAAGGTAAAGAAACAAGAGAGTTTGACGGAAAAATGTATGTTTTAGAACCTGCATTTAAGGCCGATTTTGGTTTTGTAAAGGCTTGGAAAGGTGATGCCGCTGGAAATTTAATTTTCAAAGGAACATCAAGAAACTTCAATCCTAACATGTGTGGAGCAGCAAAAATTACTGTTGCTGAAGTAGAAGAATTAGTCCCAGTGGGTGAGTTAGATCCAAATCAAATTCACATTCCAGGAATTTTTGTACAACGTATTTTTCAAGGAGAAAAGTATGAAAAGAGAATTGAACAACGCACAGTAAGACAAAGAAACTAA
- a CDS encoding exodeoxyribonuclease III, protein MKVISYNVNGIRAALKKGFTEWLQAASPDVICIQETKAQKDQVNAMDFELAGYPYQYWLSAEKKGYSGVAVFCKKEPNHVEFGTGIESMDNEGRNIRVDYDEVSIMSMYLPSGTNSARLDFKFNYMDEILEYATELRKTIPNLVICGDYNICHEEIDIHNPKMKGVSGFLPEEREWLGKFIDSGFIDSFRFKNPDRQEYSWWSYRANARANNKGWRLDYCMVTEPLRDKISRAYILPEAKHSDHCPVAVEFKF, encoded by the coding sequence ATGAAAGTAATCTCATATAACGTTAACGGAATACGAGCAGCCCTAAAAAAGGGTTTCACAGAATGGTTACAAGCGGCAAGTCCAGATGTAATTTGTATTCAAGAGACTAAAGCACAAAAAGATCAAGTTAACGCCATGGATTTCGAATTAGCAGGTTATCCTTATCAATACTGGTTGTCTGCAGAGAAAAAAGGATATTCAGGTGTTGCAGTGTTCTGTAAAAAAGAACCAAACCACGTGGAGTTTGGAACTGGAATCGAATCTATGGATAACGAAGGAAGAAATATTCGTGTAGATTATGATGAGGTTTCAATTATGAGTATGTACTTACCTTCAGGTACAAATAGTGCTCGATTAGATTTTAAGTTCAATTATATGGACGAAATCCTGGAGTATGCTACTGAGTTAAGGAAAACCATTCCTAATCTTGTGATTTGTGGAGATTATAACATTTGTCATGAAGAAATTGATATTCATAATCCAAAAATGAAAGGAGTTTCTGGTTTTCTTCCGGAAGAAAGAGAATGGTTAGGTAAGTTTATTGATAGTGGTTTTATAGACAGTTTTAGATTCAAGAATCCAGACAGACAAGAATATTCTTGGTGGAGTTATAGAGCGAATGCTAGAGCTAATAACAAAGGTTGGCGTTTAGATTATTGTATGGTTACAGAGCCTTTACGAGATAAAATTTCTAGAGCTTACATCTTGCCAGAAGCAAAACATTCAGATCATTGCCCAGTTGCTGTAGAATTTAAATTTTAG
- a CDS encoding DUF1761 domain-containing protein, which produces MEFNFLICAVAALIPLVIGFVWYGPLFKNAWMKEMGFTEESMQGANMPLIFGLCYVLGFIIALGLMPVVIHQMGVFAVFAGDPGFNEQTGEGYKTFTSIMESHGHNFRSFKHGTLHGGLLGFFTVMPILAIQAMFERKSFKYIAINAGYWIVTLAIMGGIICQWL; this is translated from the coding sequence ATGGAATTCAATTTTTTAATTTGTGCTGTGGCAGCATTAATACCGTTAGTGATAGGTTTCGTTTGGTACGGACCTTTATTTAAAAATGCATGGATGAAAGAGATGGGGTTTACAGAGGAAAGTATGCAAGGAGCAAACATGCCGCTAATTTTTGGGTTATGTTATGTATTAGGATTTATAATAGCGTTAGGGTTAATGCCAGTTGTTATTCATCAAATGGGAGTTTTTGCTGTTTTCGCTGGGGATCCTGGGTTTAACGAACAAACAGGAGAAGGTTATAAAACATTTACATCAATAATGGAAAGTCATGGACATAATTTTAGGTCTTTTAAACACGGAACATTACATGGAGGTTTATTAGGTTTTTTTACAGTTATGCCGATTTTAGCGATACAGGCAATGTTTGAAAGAAAGAGTTTTAAATACATCGCAATCAATGCTGGTTACTGGATAGTGACCCTAGCAATTATGGGAGGTATTATATGCCAATGGCTATAA
- a CDS encoding gliding motility lipoprotein GldH, with the protein MLKKISNSKVLKVFGLLLIMVSCDSKRVYDEYTSIDNNKWEINTPVTYQFEVKDTLAKRNLFINIRNNSDYEYSNLFLVTKMSFPDGHKIVDTLEYDMADKNGKFLGKGFSELKESKLFYKEQILFPIQGSYTLDIFQAMRKGGEVEGINELDGIVNVGFRIEKIN; encoded by the coding sequence ATGCTCAAAAAAATAAGCAATAGTAAAGTTTTAAAGGTTTTTGGACTTTTATTGATAATGGTTTCATGTGATTCCAAAAGAGTTTATGATGAATATACTTCAATAGATAATAACAAATGGGAAATCAACACTCCTGTAACGTATCAGTTTGAAGTAAAAGACACTTTAGCAAAGAGAAATCTGTTTATTAACATTAGAAATAATAGTGATTACGAATACAGTAATTTATTTCTGGTTACAAAAATGAGCTTTCCTGATGGTCATAAAATTGTTGATACTTTGGAGTACGATATGGCCGATAAAAACGGTAAGTTTTTGGGTAAAGGGTTTTCTGAGCTAAAAGAGAGTAAATTATTTTATAAAGAACAAATTCTATTTCCAATTCAAGGATCGTATACTTTAGACATCTTTCAGGCTATGAGAAAAGGTGGAGAAGTAGAAGGAATAAATGAATTAGATGGCATTGTAAATGTTGGATTTAGAATAGAAAAAATAAATTAA
- a CDS encoding ABC transporter ATP-binding protein, giving the protein MIQVKNISKKYGSAEVLNIPTLDIPKGESFGLVGNNGAGKTTLFNILLDLIRPTTGHIDSNNITVNKSEEWKTFTGSFIDESFLIGYLTPDEYFEFIGELRGMNSADIKSFLSQFEEFFNGEILGKRKFLRDLSKGNQKKAGIVAALMGNPKVVILDEPFANLDPTTQIRLKNIIKKLTEEKETTVLVSSHDLSHVTEVCERIVVLEKGNVVKDIQTSPVTLKELESYFAS; this is encoded by the coding sequence ATGATACAAGTAAAAAATATTTCAAAAAAGTACGGATCAGCAGAAGTTTTAAATATTCCAACATTAGATATTCCAAAAGGAGAGTCGTTTGGATTAGTGGGTAATAACGGAGCAGGAAAAACAACGTTATTCAACATATTATTAGATTTAATTCGACCAACAACGGGACACATTGATAGTAATAATATTACTGTGAATAAAAGTGAGGAATGGAAAACATTCACAGGATCTTTTATTGATGAAAGCTTTTTAATTGGTTACTTAACTCCAGATGAATACTTCGAGTTTATTGGAGAATTACGAGGAATGAATTCCGCTGATATCAAGAGTTTCCTTAGTCAGTTCGAAGAATTTTTCAATGGGGAAATCTTAGGTAAAAGAAAGTTTTTGAGAGATTTAAGTAAAGGAAATCAAAAGAAAGCAGGAATTGTTGCGGCGCTTATGGGGAATCCAAAAGTGGTAATCTTAGATGAGCCATTTGCCAACCTAGATCCAACAACCCAAATTAGATTAAAAAATATCATCAAAAAATTAACAGAAGAGAAAGAAACTACCGTTTTAGTATCTAGTCATGATTTGAGTCATGTTACCGAAGTATGTGAACGAATTGTTGTTCTTGAAAAAGGTAATGTGGTCAAAGATATTCAGACTTCTCCTGTGACATTAAAGGAATTAGAAAGCTATTTTGCATCGTAA
- a CDS encoding CoA transferase subunit B — MALDKNGIAKRIAKEVKDGYYVNLGIGIPTLVANFVRDDIEVEFQSENGVLGMGPFPFEGEEDADIINAGKQTITTLPGASFFDSATSFSMIRGKHVDLTILGAMEVAENGDIANWKIPGKMVKGMGGAMDLVASAENIIVAMMHTNKRGESKLLKKCSLPLTGVGCVTKIVTNLAVLEIKDDKFHLLERAPGVSVEEIQNATEGTLIVDGEIPEMSI; from the coding sequence ATGGCTTTAGATAAAAACGGAATCGCAAAACGCATAGCAAAAGAAGTAAAAGACGGTTATTACGTAAATCTTGGAATTGGAATTCCAACTTTAGTAGCAAACTTTGTAAGAGATGATATTGAAGTTGAATTTCAAAGTGAAAACGGAGTCTTAGGAATGGGACCTTTCCCGTTTGAAGGAGAAGAAGATGCGGATATTATTAACGCGGGTAAACAAACGATTACAACATTGCCTGGAGCAAGTTTTTTTGACTCTGCAACTAGTTTTTCTATGATTCGTGGAAAGCACGTTGATTTGACCATTTTAGGAGCTATGGAAGTAGCGGAGAATGGAGATATAGCAAATTGGAAAATTCCTGGTAAAATGGTAAAAGGAATGGGAGGAGCAATGGACTTGGTTGCTTCTGCTGAGAATATTATTGTAGCGATGATGCACACAAACAAAAGAGGTGAATCAAAGTTATTAAAGAAATGTTCTTTACCATTAACAGGTGTGGGTTGTGTAACTAAAATAGTTACTAACCTTGCTGTGTTGGAAATTAAGGATGATAAATTCCATTTGTTAGAAAGAGCTCCGGGAGTTTCTGTTGAAGAGATTCAAAACGCTACTGAAGGAACTTTAATAGTGGATGGTGAAATTCCAGAAATGAGTATATAA